One stretch of Micropterus dolomieu isolate WLL.071019.BEF.003 ecotype Adirondacks unplaced genomic scaffold, ASM2129224v1 scaffold_204, whole genome shotgun sequence DNA includes these proteins:
- the LOC123967272 gene encoding exosome complex component RRP40-like, translating to MFSCLKGKVGEVLLPGDEFFFEADDTISLTEHVKREKVVCGPGLRRSGDRLVVCKSGVLRHKQPNMFWMDSQQRRYVPAKGETVIGIVTVKSGDVFKVDFGGSEQASLSYLAFEGATKRNRPNVQVGDLVFAQFIIANKDMEPELVCMDSSGRANGMGVFGGGGLLFTVSLGLVRRLLAPRSEVRSDLQQLFPCELVVGMNGRLWVKSSSVQQTLVIANLLQSCDTMTDQQRRQLFKRVAQGAL from the exons ATGTTCTCCTGTCTGAAAGGTAAAGTCGGGGAGGTTTTGTTACCTGGAGATGAATTCTTCTTTGAGGCCGACGACACCATCTCTCTGACGGAGCACGTGAAGCGGGAGAAGGTGGTGTGTGGTCCGGGTCTGCGGCGGAGCGGAGACCGGCTGGTGGTGTGTAAAAGCGGGGTCCTCAGACACAAACAGCCCAACATGTTCTGGATGGACTCTCAGCAGAGGAGG tatgtCCCCGCTAAAGGAGAGACCGTCATCGGCATCGTGACGGTCAAATCAGGAGACGTCTTCAAGGTGGACTTTGGAGGAAGTGAGCAGGCGTCTCTGTCCTACCTGGCGTTTGAGGGGGCCACCAAGAGGAACCGGCCCAACGTCCAG GTGGGGGACCTGGTGTTCGCTCAGTTCATCATAGCCAATAAGGACATGGAGCCGGAGCTGGTGTGTATGGACAGTTCAGGACGAGCCAATGGGATGGGCGTGTTTGGCGGCGGCGGTCTGCTCTTCACGGTCTCTCTGGGACTGGTCAGAAG GCTGCTGGCCCCCCGCAGCGAGGTCCGGTCCGACCTGCAGCAGCTGTTCCCCTGCGAGCTGGTGGTCGGGATGAACGGGCGCCTGTGGGTCAAGTCCTCCAGCGTCCAGCAGACGCTCGTCATCGCGaacctgctgcagagctgcgACACCATGACGGACCAGCAGAGGCGGCAGCTGTTCAAGAGGGTGGCACAGGGGGCGCTGTAG